Proteins encoded by one window of Conger conger chromosome 1, fConCon1.1, whole genome shotgun sequence:
- the fbl gene encoding rRNA 2'-O-methyltransferase fibrillarin, translating to MRPGFSPRGGGGGRGFRGGGGRGGFGDRGGFGDRGGFGDRGGRGGFRGGRGGGGGFRSPSGEGGFRGRGGGRGGRGGRGAGRGGFRGGRKVTVEPHRHEGVFICRGKEDALVTKNMVVGESVYGEKRMNVEEGETKIEYRAWNPFRSKLAAAILGGVDQIHIKPGAKVMYLGAASGTTVSHVSDIVGPEGLVYAVEFSHRSGRDLLNVAKKRTNIIPIIEDARHPHKYRMLVGMVDVIFADVAQPDQTRIVALNAHNFLKNGGHFVISIKANCIDSTAAPEAVFAAEVKKMSSENMKPQEQLTLEPYERDHAVVVGIYRPPPKQKK from the exons ATGAGACCAG GATTCAGTCCGCGAGGTGGTGGTGGCGGCCGCGGATTTAGAGGTGGCGGGGGGAGAGGTGGCTTCGGCGATAGAGGTGGCTTCGGCGATAGAGGTGGCTTCGGCGATAGAGGTGGAAGAGGAGGCTTCCGTGGCGGCAGAGGTGGTG GTGGAGGGTTCCGGTCCCCAAGTGGAGAAGGGGGGTTCCGTGGCCGAGGAGGCGGACGTGGGGGCAGAGGAGGTAGAGGAGCTGGACGCGGAGGCTTCAGAgggggcaggaaggtgacagttgaGCCCCACAGACATGAAG GTGTGTTTATCTGCCGTGGGAAGGAGGATGCCCTGGTGACTAAGAACATGGTTGTGGGAGAGTCTGTGTACGGCGAGAAGCGGATGAACGTGGAG GAAGGAGAAACGAAGATTGAGTACAGAGCATGGAATCCCTTCCGGTCGAAGCTGGCGGCAGCCATCTTGGGAGGAGTGGACCAGATTCACATTAAGCCGGGGGCGAAGGTCATGTACTTGGGAGCAGCCTCCGGGACTACGGTCTCGCATGTTTCTGACATTGTTGGGCCT GAAGGACTTGTGTACGCTGTGGAGTTCTCTCACCGGTCAGGGCGAGATCTGCTGAACGTGGCCAAAAAGAGAACCAACATCATACCCATCATTGAGGACGCCCGTCACCCACACAAGTACCGCATGCTTGTTG GGATGGTGGATGTAATCTTTGCTGATGTTGCTCAGCCTGACCAGACCAGAATTGTGGCTCTCAACGCGCACAATTTCCTGAAGAACGGAGGCCATTTTGTCATCTCCATCAAG GCAAACTGCATCGACTCAACGGCAGCACCGGAGGCCGTGTTCGCAGCTGAGGTGAAGAAGATGAGTTCAGAGAACATGAAACCCCAAGAACAGCTAACACTGGAGCCCTATGAGAGGGACCATGCTGTTGTAGTGGGCATCTACAG ACCACCCCCCAAGCAGAAGAAATAA
- the kcnj21 gene encoding G protein-activated inward rectifier potassium channel 2 produces the protein MNSFKGRMGQDVEKQGHKLPKQHWNDPKGKVPTDRTMVVGGMAGGGGNAGKTAGGVAKKRRQRYVEKDGKCNVHHGNVRETYRYLSDIFTTLVDLKWRFNLLVFTLVYTTTWVFFGLFWWLIAYIRGDLEHADDDGWTPCVNNLNGFVSAFLFSIETETTIGYGYRVITDKCPEGIVLLLVQAILGSIVNAFMVGCMFVKISQPKKRAETLMFSHQAVVSLRDGRLCLMFRVGDLRNSHIVEASIRAKLIRSKQTKEGEFIPLNQTDINVGFDTGDDRLFLVSPLIICHEFNEGSPFWEISQAQLAREEFEIVVILEGMVEATGMTCQARSSYLDSEVLWGQRFTPVLSLEEGFYEVDYDTFHHTYPTPTPALSARELAELAKKGEEIPLPPPSPPEASEEAPSRAEELERGQEESGGEPEGDGENVTNGDVNKMYGGDE, from the exons ATGAATAGCTTCAAGGGCAGGATGGGCCAAGACGTGGAGAAGCAAGGCCACAAGCTGCCAAAGCAACACTGGAATGACCCCAAGGGCAAG GTGCCCACAGACCGCACCATGGTGGTGGGGGGCATGGCCGGGGGCGGCGGCAACGCCGGCAAAACCGCCGGGGGCGTGGCCAAGAAACGGCGGCAGCGGTACGTGGAGAAAGACGGCAAGTGCAACGTTCACCACGGCAATGTGCGGGAGACCTACCGCTACCTGAGCGACATCTTCACCACGCTGGTGGACCTCAAGTGGCGCTTCAACCTGCTGGTCTTCACCCTGGTCTACACCACCACCTGGGTCTTCTTCGGCCTCTTCTGGTGGCTCATCGCCTACATCCGCGGCGACCTGGAGCACGCAGACGACGATGGCTGGACGCCCTGCGTCAACAACCTCAACGGCTTCGTCTCGGCCTTCCTCTTCTCCATCGAGACGGAGACCACCATCGGCTACGGCTACCGCGTCATCACGGACAAGTGCCCCGAGGGCATCGTCCTGCTGCTGGTGCAGGCCATCCTGGGCTCCATCGTCAACGCCTTCATGGTGGGCTGCATGTTCGTGAAGATCTCGCAGCCCAAGAAGCGGGCGGAGACGCTGATGTTCTCGCACCAGGCCGTGGTGTCGCTGCGGGACGGCCGGCTGTGCCTGATGTTCCGGGTGGGCGACCTGCGGAACTCGCACATCGTGGAGGCCTCCATCCGCGCCAAGCTCATCCGCTCCAAGCAGACCAAGGAGGGCGAGTTCATCCCGCTCAACCAGACCGACATCAACGTGGGCTTCGACACCGGCGACGACCGTCTGTTCCTGGTGTCGCCGCTCATCATCTGCCACGAGTTCAACGAGGGCAGCCCCTTCTGGGAGATCTCACAGGCCCAGCTCGCCCGCGAGGAGTTTGAGATCGTGGTCATCCTGGAGGGGATGGTGGAGGCGACAG ggatgACGTGCCAGGCCCGCAGCTCGTACCTGGACTCGGAGGTTCTGTGGGGGCAGCGCTTCACCCCGGTCCTGTCTCTAGAGGAGGGCTTCTACGAGGTGGACTACGACACCTTCCACCACACCTACCCCACGCCCACGCCCGCCCTCTCCGCCCGAGAGCTGGCCGAGCTGGCCAAGAAGGGCGAGGAGATCCCCCTGCCGCCCCCATCTCCCCCCGAGGCCTCAGAGGAAGCCCCCAGCCGGGCAGAGGAGctggagagagggcaggaggagAGCGGCGGAGAACCGGAGGGGGACGGCGAGAACGTCACCAACGGCGACGTCAACAAGATGTATGGCGGGGACGAGTGA